The following proteins come from a genomic window of Edaphobacter sp. 4G125:
- a CDS encoding DUF3291 domain-containing protein → MAFVSVTRLRVRSLRFIPSFAVHTLRSRQQVRKALGFVTGALLTDRNMTFWTMTVWDSQESMRAFMTSGAHKRVMPYLLNWCDEASVVHFTQPDETLPSWAEADAHMRENGRASKVLHPSPQHATLNYRAPRITAGALIRR, encoded by the coding sequence ATGGCATTCGTTAGCGTAACGCGATTGCGGGTCCGGTCACTGCGTTTCATCCCCTCATTTGCCGTTCACACACTGCGCTCCCGTCAACAGGTGAGGAAGGCACTGGGATTTGTGACCGGTGCCCTTCTGACTGATCGGAACATGACGTTTTGGACGATGACAGTGTGGGACTCGCAAGAGAGTATGCGAGCCTTCATGACAAGCGGAGCTCATAAGCGAGTTATGCCCTATCTGCTGAATTGGTGCGATGAGGCCTCGGTAGTGCACTTTACTCAGCCGGACGAAACGCTACCCAGCTGGGCAGAAGCAGATGCTCATATGCGCGAGAACGGGCGCGCATCGAAGGTACTGCACCCCAGTCCTCAACATGCCACTTTGAACTATCGCGCTCCGCGTATAACTGCCGGTGCACTGATCCGCCGGTAG